In Ovis aries strain OAR_USU_Benz2616 breed Rambouillet chromosome 13, ARS-UI_Ramb_v3.0, whole genome shotgun sequence, the following are encoded in one genomic region:
- the NPBWR2 gene encoding neuropeptides B/W receptor type 2, which yields MMEATGLEGLESTSSPCPGSTGTSLSWDNGTRHNVTLPEPLPALFVLLPVVYSVICAVGLVGNAAVICVILRAPKMKTVTHVFILNLAIADGLFTLVLPTNIAEHLLQRWPFGEVLCKLVLAIDHCNIFSSVYFLAAMSIDRYLVVLATARSRRMPRRTVRRAKVASLCVWLGVTVAVLPFLTFAGVYNNELQVTSCGLSFPRPERAWFQASRIYTLVLGFVVPMCTLCVLYADLLRRLRALRLHSGAKALGKAKRKVSLLVLAVLAVGLLCWTPFHLASIVALTTDLPQTPLVIIVSYVVTSLSYTSSCLNPFLYAFLDHNFRKSLRTACRCQGA from the coding sequence ATGATGGAGGCCACCGGGCTGGAAGGCCTGGAAAGCACAAGCTCCCCCTGCCCAGGTAGCACAGGCACCAGCCTCTCATGGGACAATGGCACCAGACACAATGTCACCCTCCCCGAGCCGCTGCCTGCCCTCTTCGTGCTGCTGCCGGTGGTATACTCCGTCATCTGTGCCGTGGGGCTGGTGGGCAATGCAGCCGTCATCTGTGTGATCCTGAGAGCGCCCAAGATGAAGACGGTGACCCACGTGTTCATCCTGAACCTGGCCATTGCCGACGGGCTCTTCACGCTGGTGCTGCCCACCAATATTGCTGAGCACCTGCTGCAGCGCTGGCCCTTTGGGGAGGTGCTCTGCAAGCTGGTGCTGGCCATTGACCACTGCAACATCTTCTCCAGTGTCTACTTCCTGGCCGCCATGAGTATAGACCGCTACCTGGTGGTTCTGGCCACAGCACGCTCCCGCCGCATGCCCCGGCGCACCGTCCGCAGGGCGAAGGTCGCCAGCCTGTGCGTCTGGCTGGGCGTCACAGTCGCAGTGCTGCCCTTCCTCACCTTCGCAGGCGTGTACAACAATGAGCTGCAGGTCACGAGCTGTGGGCTGAGTTTCCCGCGGCCCGAGAGGGCCTGGTTCCAGGCAAGCCGCATCTACACGCTGGTGCTGGGCTTCGTGGTGCCCATGTGCACCCTCTGCGTGCTCTATGCAGACCTGCTGCGGAGGCTAAGGGCCCTGCGGCTCCACTCTGGAGCCAAGGCTCTGGGCAAGGCCAAGCGGAAGGTTAGCCTCCTGGTCCTGGCCGTGCTGGCCGTCGGCCTGCTCTGCTGGACGCCTTTCCACCTGGCCTCAATTGTGGCCCTGACCACAGACCTGCCCCAGACACCGCTGGTCATCATCGTCTCCTACGTGGTCACCAGCCTCAGCTACACCAGCTCCTGCCTCAACCCCTTCCTCTATGCCTTCCTGGATCACAACTTCCGGAAGAGCCTCCGCACCGCATGTCGGTGCCAGGGGGCATAA
- the OPRL1 gene encoding nociceptin receptor isoform X3 — translation MESLFPAPFWEVLYQEHLQGNLSLLSANHSLLPPHLLLNTSHGAFLPLGLKVTIVGLYLAVCIGGLLGNCLVMYVILRHTKMKTATNIYIFNLALADTLVLLTLPFQGTDVLLGFWPFGNALCKTVIAIDYYNMFTSTFTLTAMSVDRYVAICHPIRALDVRTSSKAQAVNVAIWALASVVGVPVAIMGSAQVEDEEIECLVEIPTPQDYWGPVFAVCIFLFSFIIPVLIISICYSLMIRRLRGVRLLSGSREKDRNLRRITRLVLVVVAVFVGCWTPVQVFVLVQGLGVQPGSETAVAILRFCTALGYVNSGLNPILYAFLDENFKACFRKFCCASTLRREMQVSDRVRSIAKDVALAQKTSETVPRPA, via the exons ATGGAGTCCCTCTTCCCTGCCCCGTTCTGGGAGGTCCTCTACCAGGAGCACCTGCAGGGCAACCTGTCTCTCCTGAGCGCCAACCACAGCCTGCTGCCCCCCCACCTGCTGCTCAATACCAGCCACGGCGCCTTCTTGCCCCTTGGGCTCAAGGTCACCATTGTGGGGCTCTACCTGGCTGTGTGCATCGGGGGGCTGTTGGGAAACTGCCTCGTCATGTACGTCATCCTCAG ACACACCAAGATGAAGACAGCTACcaacatttacatctttaatctGGCCCTGGCAGACACTTTGGTGCTGCTGACCCTGCCCTTCCAGGGCACAGATGTCCTCCTGGGCTTCTGGCCATTTGGAAATGCCCTGTGCAAGACAGTCATTGCCATCGACTATTACAACATGTTCACCAGCACCTTCACACTGACTGCCATGAGTGtggaccgctatgtggccatctgccaccCTATCCGCGCGCTCGACGTCCGGACATCCAGCAAGGCCCAGGCCGTCAACGTGGCCATCTGGGCCCTGGCCTCCGTGGTCGGTGTTCCTGTTGCCATCATGGGCTCGGCACAGGTTGAGGATGAAG AGATCGAGTGTCTGGTGGAGATCCCCACCCCACAGGATTACTGGGGCCCCGTGTTTGCCGTCTgcatcttcctcttctccttcatcATCCCCGTGCTCATCATCTCCATCTGCTACAGCCTGATGATCCGGCGGCTGCGTGGCGTCCGCCTGCTCTCAGGCTCCCGGGAGAAGGACCGGAACCTGCGGCGCATCACGCGACtagtgctggtggtggtggccGTGTTTGTGGGCTGCTGGACACCTGTCCAGGTCTTTGTGCTGGTCCAAGGGTTGGGTGTCCAGCCGGGCAGTGAGACCGCGGTGGCCATCCTGCGTTTCTGCACAGCTCTTGGCTACGTCAACAGTGGCCTCAACCCCATCCTTTATGCCTTCCTGGATGAAAACTTCAAAGCCTGCTTCCGGAAGTTCTGCTGTGCATCAACCCTGCGACGGGAGATGCAGGTGTCTGACCGTGTCCGCAGCATTGCCAAAGACGTGGCTCTCGCCCAAAAGACCTCTGAGACAGTGCCGCGGCCAGCATGA
- the OPRL1 gene encoding nociceptin receptor isoform X7, giving the protein MRHTKMKTATNIYIFNLALADTLVLLTLPFQGTDVLLGFWPFGNALCKTVIAIDYYNMFTSTFTLTAMSVDRYVAICHPIRALDVRTSSKAQAVNVAIWALASVVGVPVAIMGSAQVEDEEIECLVEIPTPQDYWGPVFAVCIFLFSFIIPVLIISICYSLMIRRLRGVRLLSGSREKDRNLRRITRLVLVVVAVFVGCWTPVQVFVLVQGLGVQPGSETAVAILRFCTALGYVNSGLNPILYAFLDENFKACFRKFCCASTLRREMQVSDRVRSIAKDVALAQKTSETVPRPA; this is encoded by the exons ACACACCAAGATGAAGACAGCTACcaacatttacatctttaatctGGCCCTGGCAGACACTTTGGTGCTGCTGACCCTGCCCTTCCAGGGCACAGATGTCCTCCTGGGCTTCTGGCCATTTGGAAATGCCCTGTGCAAGACAGTCATTGCCATCGACTATTACAACATGTTCACCAGCACCTTCACACTGACTGCCATGAGTGtggaccgctatgtggccatctgccaccCTATCCGCGCGCTCGACGTCCGGACATCCAGCAAGGCCCAGGCCGTCAACGTGGCCATCTGGGCCCTGGCCTCCGTGGTCGGTGTTCCTGTTGCCATCATGGGCTCGGCACAGGTTGAGGATGAAG AGATCGAGTGTCTGGTGGAGATCCCCACCCCACAGGATTACTGGGGCCCCGTGTTTGCCGTCTgcatcttcctcttctccttcatcATCCCCGTGCTCATCATCTCCATCTGCTACAGCCTGATGATCCGGCGGCTGCGTGGCGTCCGCCTGCTCTCAGGCTCCCGGGAGAAGGACCGGAACCTGCGGCGCATCACGCGACtagtgctggtggtggtggccGTGTTTGTGGGCTGCTGGACACCTGTCCAGGTCTTTGTGCTGGTCCAAGGGTTGGGTGTCCAGCCGGGCAGTGAGACCGCGGTGGCCATCCTGCGTTTCTGCACAGCTCTTGGCTACGTCAACAGTGGCCTCAACCCCATCCTTTATGCCTTCCTGGATGAAAACTTCAAAGCCTGCTTCCGGAAGTTCTGCTGTGCATCAACCCTGCGACGGGAGATGCAGGTGTCTGACCGTGTCCGCAGCATTGCCAAAGACGTGGCTCTCGCCCAAAAGACCTCTGAGACAGTGCCGCGGCCAGCATGA
- the OPRL1 gene encoding nociceptin receptor isoform X2, with the protein MDCGLFVRGVGMESLFPAPFWEVLYQEHLQGNLSLLSANHSLLPPHLLLNTSHGAFLPLGLKVTIVGLYLAVCIGGLLGNCLVMYVILRHTKMKTATNIYIFNLALADTLVLLTLPFQGTDVLLGFWPFGNALCKTVIAIDYYNMFTSTFTLTAMSVDRYVAICHPIRALDVRTSSKAQAVNVAIWALASVVGVPVAIMGSAQVEDEEIECLVEIPTPQDYWGPVFAVCIFLFSFIIPVLIISICYSLMIRRLRGVRLLSGSREKDRNLRRITRLVLVVVAVFVGCWTPVQVFVLVQGLGVQPGSETAVAILRFCTALGYVNSGLNPILYAFLDENFKACFRKFCCASTLRREMQVSDRVRSIAKDVALAQKTSETVPRPA; encoded by the exons AT GGACTGTGGGCTTTTTGTGCGGGGTGTTGGCATGGAGTCCCTCTTCCCTGCCCCGTTCTGGGAGGTCCTCTACCAGGAGCACCTGCAGGGCAACCTGTCTCTCCTGAGCGCCAACCACAGCCTGCTGCCCCCCCACCTGCTGCTCAATACCAGCCACGGCGCCTTCTTGCCCCTTGGGCTCAAGGTCACCATTGTGGGGCTCTACCTGGCTGTGTGCATCGGGGGGCTGTTGGGAAACTGCCTCGTCATGTACGTCATCCTCAG ACACACCAAGATGAAGACAGCTACcaacatttacatctttaatctGGCCCTGGCAGACACTTTGGTGCTGCTGACCCTGCCCTTCCAGGGCACAGATGTCCTCCTGGGCTTCTGGCCATTTGGAAATGCCCTGTGCAAGACAGTCATTGCCATCGACTATTACAACATGTTCACCAGCACCTTCACACTGACTGCCATGAGTGtggaccgctatgtggccatctgccaccCTATCCGCGCGCTCGACGTCCGGACATCCAGCAAGGCCCAGGCCGTCAACGTGGCCATCTGGGCCCTGGCCTCCGTGGTCGGTGTTCCTGTTGCCATCATGGGCTCGGCACAGGTTGAGGATGAAG AGATCGAGTGTCTGGTGGAGATCCCCACCCCACAGGATTACTGGGGCCCCGTGTTTGCCGTCTgcatcttcctcttctccttcatcATCCCCGTGCTCATCATCTCCATCTGCTACAGCCTGATGATCCGGCGGCTGCGTGGCGTCCGCCTGCTCTCAGGCTCCCGGGAGAAGGACCGGAACCTGCGGCGCATCACGCGACtagtgctggtggtggtggccGTGTTTGTGGGCTGCTGGACACCTGTCCAGGTCTTTGTGCTGGTCCAAGGGTTGGGTGTCCAGCCGGGCAGTGAGACCGCGGTGGCCATCCTGCGTTTCTGCACAGCTCTTGGCTACGTCAACAGTGGCCTCAACCCCATCCTTTATGCCTTCCTGGATGAAAACTTCAAAGCCTGCTTCCGGAAGTTCTGCTGTGCATCAACCCTGCGACGGGAGATGCAGGTGTCTGACCGTGTCCGCAGCATTGCCAAAGACGTGGCTCTCGCCCAAAAGACCTCTGAGACAGTGCCGCGGCCAGCATGA
- the OPRL1 gene encoding nociceptin receptor isoform X8 yields MKTATNIYIFNLALADTLVLLTLPFQGTDVLLGFWPFGNALCKTVIAIDYYNMFTSTFTLTAMSVDRYVAICHPIRALDVRTSSKAQAVNVAIWALASVVGVPVAIMGSAQVEDEEIECLVEIPTPQDYWGPVFAVCIFLFSFIIPVLIISICYSLMIRRLRGVRLLSGSREKDRNLRRITRLVLVVVAVFVGCWTPVQVFVLVQGLGVQPGSETAVAILRFCTALGYVNSGLNPILYAFLDENFKACFRKFCCASTLRREMQVSDRVRSIAKDVALAQKTSETVPRPA; encoded by the exons ATGAAGACAGCTACcaacatttacatctttaatctGGCCCTGGCAGACACTTTGGTGCTGCTGACCCTGCCCTTCCAGGGCACAGATGTCCTCCTGGGCTTCTGGCCATTTGGAAATGCCCTGTGCAAGACAGTCATTGCCATCGACTATTACAACATGTTCACCAGCACCTTCACACTGACTGCCATGAGTGtggaccgctatgtggccatctgccaccCTATCCGCGCGCTCGACGTCCGGACATCCAGCAAGGCCCAGGCCGTCAACGTGGCCATCTGGGCCCTGGCCTCCGTGGTCGGTGTTCCTGTTGCCATCATGGGCTCGGCACAGGTTGAGGATGAAG AGATCGAGTGTCTGGTGGAGATCCCCACCCCACAGGATTACTGGGGCCCCGTGTTTGCCGTCTgcatcttcctcttctccttcatcATCCCCGTGCTCATCATCTCCATCTGCTACAGCCTGATGATCCGGCGGCTGCGTGGCGTCCGCCTGCTCTCAGGCTCCCGGGAGAAGGACCGGAACCTGCGGCGCATCACGCGACtagtgctggtggtggtggccGTGTTTGTGGGCTGCTGGACACCTGTCCAGGTCTTTGTGCTGGTCCAAGGGTTGGGTGTCCAGCCGGGCAGTGAGACCGCGGTGGCCATCCTGCGTTTCTGCACAGCTCTTGGCTACGTCAACAGTGGCCTCAACCCCATCCTTTATGCCTTCCTGGATGAAAACTTCAAAGCCTGCTTCCGGAAGTTCTGCTGTGCATCAACCCTGCGACGGGAGATGCAGGTGTCTGACCGTGTCCGCAGCATTGCCAAAGACGTGGCTCTCGCCCAAAAGACCTCTGAGACAGTGCCGCGGCCAGCATGA
- the OPRL1 gene encoding nociceptin receptor isoform X1: protein MSPVFACLQLLLCVCARTSVCAHTCISMSVAWGWVGVGCCAHMSLCFPRDCGLFVRGVGMESLFPAPFWEVLYQEHLQGNLSLLSANHSLLPPHLLLNTSHGAFLPLGLKVTIVGLYLAVCIGGLLGNCLVMYVILRHTKMKTATNIYIFNLALADTLVLLTLPFQGTDVLLGFWPFGNALCKTVIAIDYYNMFTSTFTLTAMSVDRYVAICHPIRALDVRTSSKAQAVNVAIWALASVVGVPVAIMGSAQVEDEEIECLVEIPTPQDYWGPVFAVCIFLFSFIIPVLIISICYSLMIRRLRGVRLLSGSREKDRNLRRITRLVLVVVAVFVGCWTPVQVFVLVQGLGVQPGSETAVAILRFCTALGYVNSGLNPILYAFLDENFKACFRKFCCASTLRREMQVSDRVRSIAKDVALAQKTSETVPRPA, encoded by the exons ATGTCGCCTGTGTTTGCATGTCTCCAGCtgctactgtgtgtgtgtgcacgcacatctGTGTGTGCACATACGTGTATCTCCATGTCTGTGGCCTGGGGCTGGGTAGGTGTGGGGTGCTGTGCTCACATGTCCCTGTGCTTTCCCAGGGACTGTGGGCTTTTTGTGCGGGGTGTTGGCATGGAGTCCCTCTTCCCTGCCCCGTTCTGGGAGGTCCTCTACCAGGAGCACCTGCAGGGCAACCTGTCTCTCCTGAGCGCCAACCACAGCCTGCTGCCCCCCCACCTGCTGCTCAATACCAGCCACGGCGCCTTCTTGCCCCTTGGGCTCAAGGTCACCATTGTGGGGCTCTACCTGGCTGTGTGCATCGGGGGGCTGTTGGGAAACTGCCTCGTCATGTACGTCATCCTCAG ACACACCAAGATGAAGACAGCTACcaacatttacatctttaatctGGCCCTGGCAGACACTTTGGTGCTGCTGACCCTGCCCTTCCAGGGCACAGATGTCCTCCTGGGCTTCTGGCCATTTGGAAATGCCCTGTGCAAGACAGTCATTGCCATCGACTATTACAACATGTTCACCAGCACCTTCACACTGACTGCCATGAGTGtggaccgctatgtggccatctgccaccCTATCCGCGCGCTCGACGTCCGGACATCCAGCAAGGCCCAGGCCGTCAACGTGGCCATCTGGGCCCTGGCCTCCGTGGTCGGTGTTCCTGTTGCCATCATGGGCTCGGCACAGGTTGAGGATGAAG AGATCGAGTGTCTGGTGGAGATCCCCACCCCACAGGATTACTGGGGCCCCGTGTTTGCCGTCTgcatcttcctcttctccttcatcATCCCCGTGCTCATCATCTCCATCTGCTACAGCCTGATGATCCGGCGGCTGCGTGGCGTCCGCCTGCTCTCAGGCTCCCGGGAGAAGGACCGGAACCTGCGGCGCATCACGCGACtagtgctggtggtggtggccGTGTTTGTGGGCTGCTGGACACCTGTCCAGGTCTTTGTGCTGGTCCAAGGGTTGGGTGTCCAGCCGGGCAGTGAGACCGCGGTGGCCATCCTGCGTTTCTGCACAGCTCTTGGCTACGTCAACAGTGGCCTCAACCCCATCCTTTATGCCTTCCTGGATGAAAACTTCAAAGCCTGCTTCCGGAAGTTCTGCTGTGCATCAACCCTGCGACGGGAGATGCAGGTGTCTGACCGTGTCCGCAGCATTGCCAAAGACGTGGCTCTCGCCCAAAAGACCTCTGAGACAGTGCCGCGGCCAGCATGA
- the LKAAEAR1 gene encoding protein LKAAEAR1, with the protein MQPEPGKETGRRGPRERANKGAQGAGAGVGRGQVERPKPGWALTLEGLAAMRPAQRHSHLLFGDLLEDVGAATCLFPCESAEVGYRMPDSRAWTLPLEPPAQRQDRLLGVLKAAEARGRVRALRLRYARMRAEEISLLIQRERSARAAIRLELFLPPQLKPTRIPDPLDRQERRRVETILEEKVHGSIFPR; encoded by the exons ATGCAGCCGGAGCCAGGGAAGGAGACCGGGAGGAGGGGCCCGCGGGAGCGAGCGAACAAGGGCGCGCAGGGAGCAGGGGCCGGCGTGGGGCGCGGCCAGGTGGAGCGCCCCAAGCCCGGCTGGGCCCTCACGCTTGAGGGGCTGGCGGCCATGAGGCCCGCGCAGCGCCACAGCCACCTGCTCTTCGGCGACCTGCTTGAGGACGTGGGCGCGGCCACCTGCCTCTTCCCGTGCGAGTCAGCAGAGGTGGGGTACCGCATGCCAGACTCGCGTGCGTGGACGCTGCCGCTCGAGCCACCCGCGCAGCGCCAGGACCGGCTCCTCGGCGTCCTGAAGGCCGCCGAGGCCCGCGGCCGTGTCCGCGCGCTCCGGCTGCGCTACGCCCGCATGCGG GCGGAGGAGATCTCGCTCCTCATTCAGCGCGAAAGGTCCGCGCGCGCCGCCATCCGGCTGGAGCTGTTCCTACCGCCGCAGCTGAAGCCCACGAGGATCCCAGACCCCCTGGACCGGCAAGAG AGGAGGCGCGTGGAGACCATCCTGGAGGAGAAAGTCCACGGCAGCATCTTCCCGCGTTGA